The following coding sequences lie in one Polynucleobacter necessarius genomic window:
- a CDS encoding acyltransferase family protein: protein MSIFLKTFAALTIIAHHFSSYGQIAQDAQQLLPGFMTWLFEYGRYAVQIFLVMGGYLAAQSLTRTTELKNPRNVLKVVFNRYLRLFAPYVVALTITIVCAWVARFWVQDEFVGESETLGQFLAHLFFLQGILGLDSISAGVWYVAIDWQLYAILVTMLGMFPGFRSAVWMLTVLCVASLLYFNRLGAYENYFIYFIGAYGLGVLAQLCKNYPDPVVNRFARIFMAGIGIVIVVSSFHQVWLRNILAYLVALALIFWGDWAYKDQKQEHQRPQHQSKMHEVVNVILWGSRRSYCAFLIHFSFILLANTLYIGWGMSLRHDGAMALALMFMAIAASWIAANYLYRWVEVPARRIKL, encoded by the coding sequence TTGTCGATTTTTTTAAAGACCTTTGCTGCCTTAACGATCATTGCGCACCACTTCTCTAGTTATGGGCAGATTGCGCAAGATGCCCAGCAACTATTGCCAGGTTTCATGACATGGTTATTTGAGTACGGACGCTATGCAGTGCAAATCTTTTTGGTCATGGGCGGCTATCTTGCTGCCCAGTCGCTCACCCGCACTACTGAGCTTAAAAATCCACGTAATGTTCTCAAGGTGGTTTTCAATCGCTATCTACGTTTGTTTGCGCCTTATGTTGTCGCTTTAACCATCACCATTGTTTGTGCTTGGGTTGCGCGCTTTTGGGTGCAAGACGAGTTTGTGGGCGAGTCAGAAACGCTTGGCCAGTTTTTGGCGCACTTGTTCTTCTTGCAAGGTATCTTGGGCTTAGATTCCATTTCTGCTGGCGTTTGGTATGTAGCCATTGATTGGCAGCTCTACGCAATCCTAGTCACCATGCTGGGTATGTTCCCTGGTTTTCGATCGGCTGTGTGGATGCTGACGGTGCTGTGCGTAGCTTCACTGCTGTACTTCAATCGACTGGGCGCTTACGAAAACTATTTCATTTATTTCATAGGTGCTTATGGCCTTGGAGTATTAGCGCAACTTTGCAAAAATTATCCAGACCCCGTAGTCAACCGTTTTGCCAGAATCTTCATGGCAGGTATCGGCATTGTGATTGTGGTTTCAAGCTTTCACCAAGTTTGGCTTCGAAACATCTTGGCTTATCTGGTGGCACTGGCTTTAATTTTTTGGGGAGATTGGGCTTACAAGGATCAAAAGCAAGAGCACCAGCGTCCTCAGCATCAATCCAAAATGCACGAAGTTGTCAATGTCATTTTGTGGGGCAGCAGAAGATCTTACTGCGCATTCTTAATCCACTTTTCTTTTATCTTGCTCGCCAACACTTTGTATATAGGATGGGGCATGAGTTTGCGTCACGATGGTGCGATGGCGCTCGCACTCATGTTTATGGCGATAGCCGCTAGTTGGATTGCTGCTAATTACTTATATCGCTGGGTTGAAGTGCCTGCGCGCAGGATCAAGCTTTAA
- a CDS encoding type II toxin-antitoxin system RelE/ParE family toxin yields MIHSFSCKDTEDLFNSKSSKKLKGIERVARRKLLQLHAVTVLIDLRIPPGNMLEALSGNRKDQHSIRINNQWRICFKWKEDGAYSVEIVDYH; encoded by the coding sequence ATGATCCATTCATTCTCTTGCAAAGACACTGAAGACTTATTTAACAGCAAGTCATCAAAAAAGTTGAAGGGTATAGAAAGGGTGGCGAGACGAAAGTTATTGCAATTGCATGCTGTAACAGTTTTGATTGACTTACGTATTCCGCCGGGCAATATGTTGGAGGCTTTAAGTGGGAATCGTAAGGATCAGCATAGTATTCGGATAAATAACCAATGGCGTATTTGTTTTAAATGGAAGGAAGATGGCGCTTATAGCGTAGAAATTGTGGATTACCACTAA
- a CDS encoding c-type cytochrome, whose amino-acid sequence MLFSSTVFAAPPDAVAGKAKAQTCFACHGENGIGIFGEIPNLAAQPALSITYQLIQFRGQQRKGGAMEALAASLSDQDMRDIAAYYAALPPPPAKSGNANLIAKGQQISNNQYCNSCHGAQLQGQKHIARLAGQSSEYVVTQLKNIRSGSRIDMDGTMGSAARNLSDEDIEAIAAYAASLN is encoded by the coding sequence GTGTTGTTCTCTTCAACGGTTTTTGCTGCGCCACCGGATGCAGTTGCCGGTAAAGCAAAAGCACAAACCTGTTTTGCCTGTCATGGTGAAAACGGCATTGGTATTTTTGGCGAGATTCCGAATTTGGCTGCGCAACCCGCACTTTCCATTACCTATCAGTTGATTCAGTTTCGAGGTCAGCAGCGCAAGGGCGGGGCAATGGAGGCGCTTGCCGCCAGCTTAAGTGATCAGGATATGCGCGATATTGCTGCGTATTACGCTGCGCTGCCACCACCTCCGGCAAAATCAGGCAATGCCAATTTAATTGCTAAAGGCCAGCAAATCTCCAATAATCAATATTGCAACTCCTGTCATGGTGCTCAGCTGCAAGGGCAAAAACACATTGCACGCTTGGCAGGACAGTCTTCGGAGTATGTGGTGACCCAGCTCAAAAACATTCGGTCAGGTAGCCGAATTGATATGGATGGCACAATGGGAAGTGCAGCGCGCAATCTAAGCGATGAAGATATCGAGGCGATTGCTGCTTATGCTGCCTCTCTAAATTAG
- the yjgA gene encoding ribosome biogenesis factor YjgA, giving the protein MHINEKNRTPKLIEADEGPSKSELKRQMTERQKLAEVLAALSSDALKTIPLDEAIKAAIAETNKIKGFEAIRRHKQYLGKLMRFLDEEELEVIQKRLDAIQGVSKAETAKLHFLETYRDRLIANDDAFTKMIEQYPDMDIQNMRTLIRNARREKEQNKPPKAYREIFRVLKEMGI; this is encoded by the coding sequence ATGCACATTAATGAGAAAAATCGCACGCCAAAGCTGATTGAGGCTGATGAAGGCCCCAGCAAGTCTGAGCTCAAGCGTCAAATGACTGAACGCCAAAAATTGGCTGAAGTGCTGGCAGCACTGAGTAGCGATGCCCTCAAAACCATCCCTTTGGATGAAGCGATCAAAGCAGCGATTGCTGAAACCAACAAAATTAAGGGTTTTGAAGCGATTCGTCGCCATAAGCAATACCTTGGCAAACTCATGCGCTTTTTAGACGAAGAAGAATTAGAAGTCATTCAAAAACGCCTTGATGCGATTCAAGGGGTTAGTAAAGCAGAAACCGCCAAGCTCCATTTTTTAGAGACTTATCGTGATCGATTAATTGCCAATGATGACGCTTTCACCAAAATGATTGAGCAGTATCCGGATATGGATATTCAGAATATGCGCACCCTCATTCGTAATGCGCGCAGAGAGAAAGAACAAAACAAGCCACCTAAAGCTTATCGAGAAATCTTTCGCGTCTTAAAAGAGATGGGAATTTAA
- a CDS encoding HigA family addiction module antitoxin, which translates to MTKLLDEIHPGEILLEDFMKPMGITARQLAADIDVSPSRISEIVHGLRPITADTALRLGLFFSMEPRFWLNLQSEYDMRMAKRTLQKEIEPRIRVFQIAA; encoded by the coding sequence ATGACAAAGCTACTTGACGAAATTCATCCAGGAGAGATTCTTCTTGAGGACTTTATGAAGCCCATGGGTATTACTGCTCGTCAGTTAGCGGCTGATATCGATGTTTCACCCAGTCGTATTAGTGAAATTGTGCATGGCTTGCGCCCAATAACTGCAGATACAGCTTTGCGTTTAGGTCTATTCTTTTCAATGGAACCGCGTTTTTGGCTTAATCTTCAGTCTGAATACGATATGCGAATGGCTAAGCGTACCCTTCAAAAGGAAATTGAACCACGCATACGTGTATTTCAAATAGCAGCATAA
- a CDS encoding TonB-dependent receptor, translating to MRGLGYGRTLVLIDGLPANDAFYGTVQWNLVPMSSIESAEFVRGGVSSLYGNYGMGGVININTKTPKNSSQDVSASYGSFGTGNVAASKDLIVSDGMQMRFSADYFSSEGFQNYATISPGSSSNIKNGMGTDAVKNSNIRLQNYFKPNQDTTGFLRLGYSTMADLSTNYAIAPNLVQTADFAAGSTTKLDVDKKAQVNVYYQNTNFYKQSGSTSTTAPNKNQPYVNANYTDPYSTVGASAQYTHDLKGAGIDQYILGADARNISASNLTNNLNSNGSGSVTSVNYAQGQQNFYGLLGQLKSTASAFPLETTLGARLDFWNSQTPTLYNAGVNGANPIYQNIPNKSKTQLSPSLGFVYKATQNWDLRSAAYQAFHAPSMNNTLRSYGSTSGGYFFANPNLTPETMTGYEVGTDYRWKEGFAQFTAFNNYIQNAITSYNLSTASDAALASSLCASAGNPQGCSLGKVNYYTNQQNLLSRGIEMQYHQDINPHWGVDAGYAYTSTILTWSATTDPINTQVGGVPKNMANAGITYYPVPQASLTTTVRYVGNSWMATGSLPVPAYAVVGLKANYQVTPQASVFASVVNLFNRQYVTFNIASQATAYQAGMPQAITVGARLVF from the coding sequence GTGCGCGGTTTAGGTTATGGCCGCACTCTAGTCTTGATTGATGGTTTGCCCGCTAACGACGCCTTTTACGGAACGGTGCAATGGAATCTGGTTCCCATGTCATCGATTGAGTCGGCAGAGTTTGTCCGGGGAGGTGTCTCGAGTCTGTATGGTAACTACGGTATGGGTGGCGTGATTAATATCAATACCAAGACGCCCAAAAATAGTTCCCAGGATGTCTCTGCAAGTTATGGATCATTTGGCACTGGCAACGTCGCTGCCTCAAAAGACTTAATTGTTTCTGATGGCATGCAGATGCGCTTTTCAGCAGATTACTTTTCAAGTGAAGGCTTTCAGAACTACGCCACGATTTCACCGGGTTCGTCTAGTAATATTAAAAATGGTATGGGCACGGATGCAGTTAAGAACTCCAATATTCGTTTGCAAAATTACTTTAAGCCCAATCAAGATACCACCGGATTTTTAAGGCTGGGCTACAGCACGATGGCCGATCTGAGTACCAACTATGCTATAGCGCCAAACTTAGTTCAGACTGCTGATTTTGCTGCTGGCTCCACAACAAAATTAGATGTCGATAAAAAAGCCCAAGTAAATGTGTACTACCAAAACACCAATTTCTACAAGCAAAGCGGTTCTACCTCAACTACTGCCCCTAATAAGAATCAACCTTACGTCAACGCTAATTACACCGACCCTTATTCAACAGTAGGGGCCTCGGCACAATACACTCATGATCTCAAGGGAGCGGGCATTGACCAATATATTCTAGGTGCTGATGCGCGCAATATTTCTGCATCGAACTTAACGAATAATCTCAATAGCAACGGTAGTGGTTCTGTGACTTCGGTGAACTATGCACAAGGCCAACAAAACTTTTATGGCCTATTGGGTCAATTAAAATCAACTGCTAGTGCATTTCCGCTAGAGACAACACTTGGTGCCAGACTAGATTTTTGGAATAGCCAGACTCCAACCCTATATAACGCTGGAGTCAATGGCGCTAATCCGATTTATCAAAATATTCCTAATAAAAGCAAGACTCAGCTCAGCCCTTCTTTAGGTTTTGTATATAAGGCCACGCAGAACTGGGATTTGCGAAGTGCAGCCTATCAAGCATTTCATGCGCCCAGCATGAATAACACCTTACGTAGTTATGGATCTACTTCTGGAGGTTACTTTTTTGCCAACCCAAATTTAACGCCAGAAACAATGACGGGTTATGAGGTGGGTACAGACTATCGCTGGAAGGAAGGTTTTGCGCAGTTCACCGCATTTAATAATTACATTCAGAATGCGATTACGAGTTACAACCTCTCGACTGCTAGTGACGCAGCTTTAGCCAGTAGTCTATGTGCATCTGCTGGCAATCCACAGGGCTGTAGTTTGGGTAAGGTGAACTATTACACCAACCAGCAAAATTTATTGAGCCGCGGTATTGAAATGCAGTATCACCAAGACATTAATCCACATTGGGGTGTTGATGCCGGTTATGCCTATACCAGCACGATCTTGACATGGAGTGCTACGACAGACCCCATCAATACACAAGTTGGTGGTGTTCCTAAAAATATGGCTAATGCTGGGATTACATATTACCCTGTGCCACAGGCTAGCCTAACAACCACAGTGCGTTATGTTGGTAACTCTTGGATGGCTACGGGGTCCTTGCCGGTTCCTGCATATGCAGTAGTGGGATTAAAAGCAAACTATCAAGTAACACCCCAAGCCTCAGTATTTGCATCGGTAGTCAATTTGTTTAATCGTCAATATGTCACATTTAATATTGCTTCGCAGGCAACCGCTTATCAAGCTGGCATGCCGCAAGCCATTACTGTTGGGGCGCGTCTAGTCTTTTAA
- a CDS encoding HdeD family acid-resistance protein, which produces MTELNTAQINEIRTKVLGAAAKVPGALIGLGILFIVLGMIGVAGQVFFSLVSVNVLGIFLFAGGVLQAIHAFQSAGWKSVGVQILFAILYIVAAIYVWAFPIPALEAITLWLAAIFFVTGVLRFIAAFQHRHFGEWFWLAISAAISILMGVLIMNNFPSSSLWLPGLLIAIELLLQGWSLLFIGFAARSLAKNVSK; this is translated from the coding sequence ATGACCGAATTAAATACCGCGCAAATCAATGAAATTCGTACCAAAGTCTTGGGTGCAGCTGCCAAGGTTCCTGGAGCCCTGATTGGTCTGGGCATTTTGTTTATCGTGTTGGGAATGATTGGTGTTGCTGGCCAAGTATTTTTCTCCCTTGTGTCTGTCAATGTATTAGGTATTTTTCTGTTTGCTGGTGGCGTACTCCAAGCTATCCATGCTTTTCAATCTGCAGGTTGGAAAAGTGTTGGCGTGCAAATCTTGTTTGCCATTTTGTATATCGTCGCAGCGATTTATGTCTGGGCTTTCCCAATCCCTGCGCTTGAAGCCATTACTTTGTGGTTAGCGGCTATCTTCTTTGTGACGGGTGTATTGCGTTTTATCGCTGCATTTCAGCATCGTCATTTTGGTGAGTGGTTTTGGTTAGCCATCTCTGCGGCGATCTCTATCTTGATGGGTGTGCTCATCATGAATAACTTCCCGTCTTCAAGCTTGTGGTTACCTGGCTTATTGATTGCTATCGAATTACTCTTGCAAGGCTGGTCTTTGTTATTCATTGGCTTTGCAGCGCGTTCACTCGCGAAGAATGTATCGAAGTAA
- a CDS encoding PQQ-dependent sugar dehydrogenase, whose protein sequence is MKLKTIHSLMFAAGMAAASFASAQAPAPAPASGIPPTWAQGRTPDGMNPSLAPNPPGISAMPADEIPVSKLKVPAGFKIELWASGMPNGRSMTESPSGTVYVGTRFTGNVYAVVTKDGKREVKTIAKGLHRPNGVAFANGSLYVAELSRIIRYDNIEKNLDNPPAPVVVFDALPKDEPHGWKFMTLSPDGQYLYFQIGTPANIVVPPSTHATIVRLNLKTNILETVATGVRNSVGMDFQKGTKELWFTNNGRDWVDENIPNDTLNRLVRPKGMNFGYPHCHQGDFLDPEFGKGRSCDEFDKPEMKLGAHVAALGMRFYNGNMFPAEYKGNIFIAEHGSWNKTKKTGYQVVRVVLDGKNKPVKLEPFVTGWLEGETFWGRPVDVQVLKDGSMLVSDDETGAIFRVSYGK, encoded by the coding sequence ATGAAACTCAAAACCATTCATTCATTGATGTTCGCTGCAGGTATGGCAGCTGCCAGCTTTGCTAGTGCGCAAGCTCCAGCACCAGCCCCAGCCTCAGGTATTCCGCCAACATGGGCGCAAGGTAGAACGCCTGATGGTATGAACCCTTCATTGGCCCCAAACCCTCCTGGAATTTCTGCGATGCCTGCAGATGAGATTCCGGTGAGCAAATTAAAAGTACCTGCTGGTTTCAAGATTGAATTGTGGGCATCCGGTATGCCGAACGGACGATCAATGACAGAGTCACCCAGTGGCACGGTTTATGTTGGTACACGTTTTACTGGCAATGTTTATGCGGTAGTCACAAAAGATGGCAAGCGGGAAGTCAAAACCATTGCTAAAGGTTTGCATCGTCCAAACGGTGTTGCTTTTGCCAATGGCTCACTCTATGTTGCTGAACTCTCGCGCATTATTCGTTACGACAATATCGAGAAAAATCTGGATAACCCACCAGCACCAGTAGTGGTGTTTGATGCCTTACCTAAAGATGAGCCACATGGTTGGAAGTTCATGACTTTGAGTCCAGATGGGCAATATTTGTATTTCCAAATTGGTACACCAGCCAATATCGTGGTGCCACCATCAACTCACGCAACAATCGTACGCTTAAATCTCAAGACCAATATCTTAGAGACCGTCGCAACCGGTGTGCGTAACAGTGTGGGTATGGATTTCCAAAAAGGAACCAAGGAGCTTTGGTTTACCAACAACGGTCGTGACTGGGTTGATGAAAATATTCCGAACGATACCTTGAACCGCTTGGTGCGCCCAAAAGGGATGAACTTTGGCTACCCACATTGCCATCAAGGCGATTTTTTGGATCCGGAGTTTGGCAAAGGTCGTTCATGCGATGAGTTTGATAAGCCCGAGATGAAGTTGGGTGCTCACGTGGCTGCCTTGGGTATGCGTTTTTATAACGGCAATATGTTCCCAGCAGAATACAAAGGCAATATTTTTATCGCTGAGCATGGCTCATGGAATAAAACCAAAAAGACCGGTTATCAAGTGGTTCGTGTTGTTTTGGATGGCAAGAACAAGCCAGTCAAACTCGAGCCATTTGTTACTGGCTGGCTAGAGGGCGAAACTTTCTGGGGTCGTCCAGTTGACGTGCAAGTACTCAAAGACGGTTCCATGTTGGTTTCTGATGATGAAACTGGCGCAATCTTCCGCGTGTCTTACGGCAAATGA